A region of uncultured Draconibacterium sp. DNA encodes the following proteins:
- a CDS encoding putative porin has protein sequence MLKARYFLLTVLIFTVLPILVMAQPRGINTQREQDEQTAVKEVPSKIKLWYLKGDGAFKDSTVLDTLHDYNHIYHPVFKNAISATYTGNYGNPGMTNDFFHRGNQTNYFFLQSRQDYLLTPWKIKYMNTTTPYTRFDYSQSENKSRNNETRFDVVHSQNVTPFWNWTFRTNQEKSDGQYSAQDAKNNFVALNTSYNHDQWNVYGGFISNSLKNSENGGLTSDTILFSGQEAEYWPTNLSEAKSQFNSINYYTTAEYRIGKYDFDPVDSVDVFRPILGIMYSFEHDRYSQKFVDEEDTANTFFENTYYGDDYTTDEIKYRRIGNVFQLKQYENPNRKYTFGKRAFLGYELYRGNTPGVQVNDSTHRRFDIKYSNLYVGGGIFREMGSFWLWNFDGKINLAGRNAGELDLNGMITKPFKFWGDSAAAMIFTGSFENRVPDYFQETFRSNHFQWDNDFDAEQRLTLGAKFRVPQRKLELAANYAAINNFLYNNEEAIPDQTSNEILVMSVYADKDFNYRRFHFRTRLLWQKVSEERYLHLPEWSAFVNTYYQFTISKVMFTQIGADVRYNTKFYADAYAPSTGFFYLQNEQEYGDYPYIDIYANLRLKRTRVFFKWMNIGTNFLNGTYMTTPHYPMPRATFRLGVSWAWYD, from the coding sequence ATGCTAAAAGCACGGTATTTTTTGCTCACGGTTCTAATTTTTACGGTACTGCCCATATTGGTTATGGCGCAGCCGCGCGGAATCAATACCCAAAGGGAACAGGATGAACAAACAGCTGTTAAGGAGGTTCCATCAAAAATAAAACTGTGGTACCTCAAAGGTGATGGTGCATTTAAAGATTCAACTGTTTTAGATACACTGCACGATTACAACCATATCTATCATCCGGTATTTAAAAATGCAATATCGGCAACGTATACGGGTAACTACGGTAACCCGGGAATGACCAACGACTTTTTCCACCGTGGCAATCAAACCAATTATTTTTTCCTTCAATCGAGGCAGGATTACCTGTTAACGCCGTGGAAAATAAAGTATATGAATACAACTACACCCTATACTCGTTTCGATTACAGCCAAAGCGAAAACAAATCGAGGAATAACGAAACGCGTTTTGATGTGGTGCACTCGCAAAATGTTACGCCTTTCTGGAACTGGACATTCCGTACCAACCAGGAAAAATCAGACGGGCAATACAGCGCTCAGGATGCAAAAAACAATTTTGTAGCGCTAAATACAAGTTACAATCACGACCAGTGGAATGTGTACGGCGGATTTATCTCCAACTCATTAAAAAACAGCGAGAACGGCGGGTTAACAAGCGATACAATACTATTCTCGGGGCAGGAAGCTGAATACTGGCCGACAAACCTGAGCGAAGCAAAGAGTCAATTCAATAGTATTAACTATTATACTACTGCCGAATACCGAATCGGAAAATACGATTTTGACCCGGTAGACAGTGTTGATGTTTTCCGGCCGATACTGGGTATAATGTACAGTTTCGAGCACGACAGGTATTCACAAAAATTTGTGGATGAAGAGGACACTGCAAATACCTTTTTCGAGAACACTTATTATGGTGATGATTACACAACAGATGAAATAAAATATCGAAGAATTGGTAATGTATTTCAGCTGAAACAGTACGAAAATCCGAATCGAAAATACACTTTCGGAAAAAGAGCATTTCTGGGCTACGAACTTTACCGCGGTAATACTCCCGGAGTTCAGGTAAATGATTCAACGCACCGACGTTTTGATATTAAATACTCGAACCTGTATGTGGGGGGAGGTATTTTTAGGGAAATGGGAAGCTTCTGGCTGTGGAATTTCGATGGAAAGATAAACCTGGCCGGCCGAAACGCCGGAGAACTGGATTTAAACGGAATGATTACCAAACCATTTAAATTCTGGGGCGATTCAGCGGCAGCGATGATTTTTACGGGTTCGTTCGAAAATAGAGTTCCTGATTATTTTCAGGAGACATTCCGATCGAATCATTTTCAGTGGGATAATGATTTTGATGCCGAACAACGTTTAACGCTGGGAGCAAAATTCAGGGTGCCGCAACGCAAACTCGAGTTGGCTGCCAACTACGCCGCCATAAACAATTTTCTGTATAATAACGAGGAAGCTATACCAGATCAAACGTCAAACGAAATATTGGTGATGTCGGTTTATGCCGACAAGGATTTTAACTACCGGCGTTTTCATTTCCGCACGCGTTTGCTATGGCAAAAGGTTTCGGAAGAACGCTATCTGCATTTACCCGAATGGTCGGCTTTTGTAAATACCTATTACCAGTTTACCATTTCGAAAGTAATGTTTACGCAAATTGGTGCCGATGTGCGCTACAATACCAAATTTTACGCCGATGCCTATGCGCCGTCAACAGGTTTTTTTTATTTGCAGAACGAACAGGAATACGGCGATTACCCATATATCGATATTTATGCCAACCTGCGTTTAAAACGTACACGTGTATTCTTTAAATGGATGAATATTGGTACAAACTTCCTGAATGGGACTTATATGACAACACCACATTACCCGATGCCGCGGGCTACTTTCCGTTTGGGCGTTTCGTGGGCGTGGTATGATTAA
- the modC gene encoding molybdenum ABC transporter ATP-binding protein codes for MSAALSFHIKLQRKDFTLDVKAEIPNGITGIFGPSGHGKTSLLNSIAGIVTPDSGYIHLNGDILLDTKNKINVKIRKRRVGYVFQDERLFPHYTIKKNLLYGEKNPDEELFDEVIETLQIAHLLNKKPEQCSGGEKQRAAIGRAIISGSKILLMDEPFSALDVNLRREIIPYLNRVHQKFSLPVLIVSHDLPDLLSLTDNLLLLKNGQLLGHGKFTDLLDRPENLELMHESGWYNVLHLSVFAHLESKNMVLLKSHKSNLQIQALTQTIGKDVEVNQELKVLIKPESIALSKEPVQNISLRNQVEGIMKEVFLKDGLAFCVVDVGENIIVEVTEASQKSMCLEKGQRVYCLFKSASLKIY; via the coding sequence ATGAGCGCGGCATTGAGTTTTCATATAAAACTACAGCGAAAGGATTTTACACTCGATGTAAAAGCTGAAATCCCAAATGGGATTACCGGAATTTTCGGACCATCGGGTCATGGGAAAACAAGTTTGCTTAATTCCATTGCGGGAATTGTTACTCCCGATTCTGGTTATATTCATTTGAATGGCGACATACTTCTTGATACTAAGAATAAGATAAATGTTAAGATCAGGAAGAGAAGGGTGGGCTACGTTTTTCAGGACGAACGACTTTTCCCACATTATACTATAAAGAAGAACCTGTTGTATGGGGAAAAGAATCCCGATGAGGAACTTTTCGATGAGGTGATCGAAACTTTGCAGATCGCTCATTTATTAAATAAGAAACCCGAACAATGTTCCGGCGGAGAAAAACAACGTGCCGCAATTGGGCGCGCGATTATCAGTGGTTCGAAAATATTGCTGATGGATGAACCTTTTTCGGCACTGGATGTAAACCTGCGTCGTGAAATAATTCCGTATTTAAACAGGGTGCATCAGAAGTTTTCGCTCCCTGTATTAATAGTAAGCCACGATCTTCCCGACCTTTTAAGTCTTACCGATAATTTGTTGCTGCTGAAAAATGGGCAGTTGCTGGGGCACGGAAAGTTTACCGATCTGTTGGATCGACCCGAGAATTTGGAGTTGATGCACGAGTCAGGCTGGTATAATGTACTGCACTTGTCGGTATTTGCGCACCTCGAATCGAAGAATATGGTTCTGCTGAAAAGCCATAAAAGCAACCTGCAGATACAGGCTTTGACACAAACTATCGGAAAAGATGTAGAGGTAAACCAGGAACTAAAAGTGCTGATCAAGCCCGAAAGCATCGCTTTATCGAAAGAGCCGGTACAAAATATCTCGCTTCGTAACCAGGTAGAAGGTATCATGAAAGAAGTATTTTTAAAAGACGGCCTGGCCTTTTGTGTGGTCGATGTGGGGGAAAACATCATCGTAGAAGTCACGGAAGCTTCACAGAAAAGTATGTGCCTGGAGAAGGGGCAGCGGGTGTATTGTCTTTTTAAATCAGCCTCGCTAAAAATTTATTAA